The bacterium genome includes a region encoding these proteins:
- a CDS encoding TetR/AcrR family transcriptional regulator, which translates to MTTDRILDVARRHFARFGYRKSSLVDIAKELGVVKGALYYHVPGGKRQLLELVWAREDERMYELMTSAAADREAPDEALVAAVEAKLRHLRELSDLYAVRRDVGFELATVLREGERDAKRRERELLETIIARGETAGVFREFRPRSVAAAAIQALVEAMVAADIYDAPQGTDGHRLIDAVLDLLLSGLKRRP; encoded by the coding sequence ATGACGACGGACCGCATCCTCGATGTCGCCCGTCGCCACTTTGCCCGCTTCGGCTACCGCAAGTCCTCCCTGGTCGACATCGCCAAGGAGCTCGGCGTGGTCAAGGGGGCGCTCTACTACCACGTGCCCGGCGGGAAGCGGCAGCTCCTCGAGCTGGTCTGGGCCCGCGAGGACGAGCGGATGTACGAGCTGATGACCTCGGCCGCCGCCGACCGCGAGGCCCCGGACGAGGCGCTCGTCGCCGCCGTCGAGGCCAAGCTGCGCCACCTGCGCGAGCTGAGCGACCTCTACGCGGTGCGGCGCGACGTCGGCTTCGAGCTGGCCACCGTGCTCCGCGAAGGGGAGCGCGACGCCAAGCGGCGCGAGCGGGAGCTGCTCGAAACGATCATCGCCCGCGGCGAGACCGCGGGGGTCTTCCGCGAGTTCCGGCCGCGCTCGGTCGCCGCCGCCGCCATTCAGGCGCTCGTGGAGGCGATGGTCGCCGCCGACATCTACGACGCCCCCCAGGGGACGGACGGACACCGGTTGATCGACGCGGTGCTCGACCTGCTGCTTTCCGGGCTCAAGAGGCGGCCATGA
- a CDS encoding aminoacyl-histidine dipeptidase — MSQTDPFAGIEPRALWSHFSAFTKIARPSGQEAAIAAHVRDWAASRNLEAVVDAVGNVIVRVPATKGREKAPTVILQGHLDMVCERNASSPHDPERGDIHVVRDGDFLRADGTTLGADNGIGVAAGMAVADDPTVVHGPLELVMTIDEETGMTGAQGLDGSLLKGRIMLNLDSEEDTALFVGCAGGGDLRFQFEGTRAKVEGTALAVKVEGLQGGHSGIDINNNRANAIHTLVRLVQEGAKVSPVCLASIAGGSKRNAIPREAHAVVVVPADKEAAFRAALKTLVEDLRFQFKGLDDGLDVKVEAASASDAFGVADSARLLDFLRAMPSGVVAMSKDLAGLVESSTNLGVVSTKGNEVEILTLARSSVMPALRDMLDAQTGLARLAGIKSEYLGGYPGWKPNMESKVLDVTRKAYARLFGHEAGITAIHAGLECGLIGERIHGMDMVSFGPLLVGVHAPNEKVSIPSAQKFWKLLGAVLDDLSA; from the coding sequence ATGAGCCAGACCGACCCGTTCGCGGGGATCGAGCCCCGCGCTCTTTGGAGCCATTTCTCGGCGTTCACGAAGATCGCCCGCCCCTCCGGACAGGAGGCGGCGATCGCCGCCCACGTCCGCGATTGGGCCGCGTCGCGCAACCTCGAGGCCGTCGTCGACGCGGTGGGGAACGTGATCGTCCGCGTGCCGGCGACGAAGGGGCGCGAGAAGGCGCCGACGGTGATCCTGCAGGGTCACCTCGACATGGTCTGCGAGCGCAACGCCTCGAGCCCGCACGATCCGGAACGCGGCGACATCCACGTCGTCCGCGACGGCGACTTCCTGCGCGCGGACGGCACGACGCTCGGCGCCGACAACGGCATCGGCGTGGCGGCGGGGATGGCCGTGGCCGACGATCCGACGGTCGTCCACGGGCCGCTCGAGTTGGTGATGACGATCGACGAGGAAACCGGGATGACCGGCGCGCAGGGGCTCGACGGCTCGCTGCTGAAGGGCCGGATCATGCTCAACCTCGACTCGGAAGAGGACACCGCGCTCTTCGTCGGCTGCGCCGGCGGCGGCGACCTGCGCTTCCAGTTCGAGGGGACGCGGGCCAAGGTCGAAGGGACCGCGCTCGCCGTCAAGGTGGAAGGCCTCCAGGGCGGCCACAGCGGCATCGACATCAACAACAACCGCGCCAACGCGATCCACACCCTCGTCCGCCTCGTCCAGGAAGGGGCGAAGGTCTCCCCGGTCTGCCTGGCCTCGATCGCCGGCGGCAGCAAGCGGAACGCGATCCCGCGCGAAGCGCACGCCGTCGTCGTCGTGCCGGCCGACAAGGAAGCGGCCTTCCGCGCCGCGCTGAAGACGCTGGTCGAAGACCTGCGCTTCCAGTTCAAGGGCCTGGACGACGGCCTCGACGTCAAGGTCGAGGCGGCCTCCGCCTCCGACGCGTTCGGCGTCGCCGACAGCGCGCGGCTGCTCGACTTCCTCCGCGCCATGCCGAGCGGCGTGGTGGCGATGAGCAAGGACCTCGCCGGCCTCGTCGAGTCCTCGACCAACCTCGGCGTCGTCTCGACGAAGGGGAACGAGGTCGAGATCCTCACCCTCGCGCGCTCCTCCGTGATGCCGGCGCTGCGCGACATGCTCGACGCCCAGACCGGCCTCGCCCGGCTCGCCGGGATCAAGTCGGAGTACCTCGGCGGCTACCCGGGCTGGAAGCCGAACATGGAGTCGAAGGTCCTCGACGTGACGCGGAAGGCCTACGCGCGCCTCTTCGGCCACGAGGCGGGGATCACCGCGATCCACGCCGGTCTCGAGTGCGGCCTGATCGGCGAGCGGATCCACGGGATGGACATGGTCTCCTTCGGCCCGCTGCTCGTCGGCGTCCACGCGCCGAACGAGAAGGTCAGCATCCCCTCGGCCCAGAAGTTCTGGAAGCTCCTCGGCGCCGTGCTGGACGACCTGTCCGCCTGA